TTAGAAGTTGGGCAAAAAGCCTTTTCTTATTTAACTCATGGACTGAAAACGGGAGAATGGGACGAGTTTTTAAATATGCTGACTGATGATTTTACCTTTTGGTTTCCAATGGGTAAATATCACGGTTTAAATGTAGGTAAACCGAAAGCCAAAGAATTTTTAGAATACGTTTCTCAATGCTTCGCTGGCGGACTTTCGATCGCTTCTGTAGAACGAGTAACTAGTAGCGATACAACAGTTGTTTTTGAATTTTTAGACGAAGGTAAATTTCTAGAAGAACCTTATAAAAATCGAATTGCAGCTTCCTTTGATATTCGCGGAGATAAAATTTGTGGATATCGGGAATATTTCGGTAGTGATGGAAAATCGAATTAGGGATGGCAAAACTTCTAGATTGTCTCTAGACATCTCCAAATAACAATGTAGAAACGTTGTATAAAACGTCTCTACATTCATTCCAGGTAACGCACCTTGAATTTCTGGAGATGTCTAATGATATGTCACAATTAAATCTATGAGTTTCGACCTTACACGCAATGGCTTGGAACAGAGGACATAAACTAAAAGATGGTAAATACACCATCCGGGAAGTGCTGGGAGAAGGGGGTTTTGGCATCACCTATCGCGTCAGAGATGAAAAGGGGCAACAGTTTGCGCTGAAAACTCTCAACGATGAAGTAATTGCCAACCCGAATTTTGCAAAACTACAAGAAGATTTTATGAATGAGGGGCTGCGGTTAGCCCAATTTAAAAACCATCCGCATATCGTTAAAGTTTATAAGTTACTCCAAGAAACAGTTCAAATCAATAATTCAAGCAAAGGTTTATTTGGTTTATTTGGGGCAAAATCTTCTAGCCTTTCCCTTTGCTGCATTTTGATGGAATATATTGAGGGGACTAATTTAGCTAAATGGGTAGAAAAGCGAGGTGCAATACCCGAAGCTGAAGCTTTGCGCTATATTCAGCAAGTTGGGGAAGCTTTGATAGCAATTCATCAAGAAGGTTCTTTGCACCGAGATGTGAAGCCACATAATATTATTTTACGGGCTAGTAGCTTGGATGCAGTATTAATTGATTTTGGCATGGTGCGGGATTTTTCCCCAAATCACTCAACTCATACGATGGGAGGAACTCCTTTGTATGCTGCGCCGGAACAATTTGGTTTGATCCCAGATCCACCAAAGGAATATACTGATGTTTATGGTTTGGCAGCAACTTTGTTTTATTTGCTGACTGGAATACATCCGAATTATAGCGTTGTTGAATCAATTA
The genomic region above belongs to Phormidium ambiguum IAM M-71 and contains:
- a CDS encoding serine/threonine-protein kinase — its product is MAWNRGHKLKDGKYTIREVLGEGGFGITYRVRDEKGQQFALKTLNDEVIANPNFAKLQEDFMNEGLRLAQFKNHPHIVKVYKLLQETVQINNSSKGLFGLFGAKSSSLSLCCILMEYIEGTNLAKWVEKRGAIPEAEALRYIQQVGEALIAIHQEGSLHRDVKPHNIILRASSLDAVLIDFGMVRDFSPNHSTHTMGGTPLYAAPEQFGLIPDPPKEYTDVYGLAATLFYLLTGIHPNYSVVESIKIPSASERVREAIIKGMEFRAKDRTQSVQDWLELLLGKDDLSSDKGVDYQKLRDLLKAGNWREADQETARVMLKVARREKEVWLDDKHIENFPCTDLRTIDRLWVKYSNGRFGFSVQKRIWESVGGKPGEWGGEIYNKFCDRVGWYEMKKDTWKSYDDLTFSLNAPGGHLPRCVPLAGIWRWVGPKGPSSLASRLVNCNL
- a CDS encoding nuclear transport factor 2 family protein; translation: MTEQQQKTLEVGQKAFSYLTHGLKTGEWDEFLNMLTDDFTFWFPMGKYHGLNVGKPKAKEFLEYVSQCFAGGLSIASVERVTSSDTTVVFEFLDEGKFLEEPYKNRIAASFDIRGDKICGYREYFGSDGKSN